One region of Vescimonas fastidiosa genomic DNA includes:
- the ruvB gene encoding Holliday junction branch migration DNA helicase RuvB — MSIDFGNDIFDDSLVSTTLQPEDSGEVSLRPHTLNEYIGQSKAKENLSIFIEAARRRAESLDHVLLHGPPGLGKTTLAGIIAAEMGVNIRITSGPAIEKPGDLAALLTNLQENDILFVDEIHRLNRSVEEILYPAMEDYAIDIIIGKGPSANSIRLDLPHFTLIGATTRAGQLSAPLRDRFGVTLRLELYSPQELAQIVTRSAGILRVPIEPSGSMEIARRSRGTPRIANRMLRRVRDFAQVKADGVITDAVADQALQALEIDHLGLDPVDRRMLRAIIENYGGGPVGLETLAATIGEESVTLEDVYEPYLMQLGFLTRTPRGRCVTKKAYDHLHLAYLDQEQLSL; from the coding sequence GTGAGTATTGATTTCGGCAACGATATATTTGACGATTCCCTGGTGTCCACCACTCTTCAGCCCGAGGACAGCGGGGAGGTTTCCCTGCGCCCGCATACCTTAAACGAATATATCGGCCAAAGCAAAGCGAAGGAAAATCTTTCCATTTTTATCGAAGCGGCTCGTCGCCGGGCTGAGTCGCTGGATCATGTGCTGCTCCACGGCCCTCCCGGCCTGGGCAAGACCACCCTGGCGGGTATTATTGCCGCAGAGATGGGCGTAAACATTCGCATTACCTCCGGGCCGGCCATTGAAAAGCCCGGCGACCTGGCGGCACTGCTGACCAATTTACAGGAAAATGACATCCTGTTTGTGGATGAAATTCACCGCCTGAATCGCTCCGTGGAAGAAATTCTCTATCCCGCCATGGAGGACTACGCCATCGACATCATCATCGGCAAGGGACCATCGGCTAACTCTATCCGGCTGGACCTGCCTCATTTTACCCTTATCGGGGCTACCACCCGGGCCGGCCAGCTTTCTGCACCCTTGCGCGACCGTTTCGGCGTAACACTGCGTCTGGAGCTTTACTCCCCCCAGGAGCTGGCTCAGATCGTTACCCGCAGCGCGGGCATCCTGCGGGTACCTATTGAGCCCTCCGGCTCCATGGAGATCGCCCGGCGTTCCCGGGGCACACCCCGTATCGCCAACCGTATGCTCCGCCGTGTGCGTGACTTTGCCCAGGTGAAGGCAGACGGCGTCATCACCGATGCGGTGGCAGATCAGGCGCTGCAGGCGCTGGAAATCGACCACCTGGGCCTGGACCCGGTGGACCGTCGCATGCTCCGGGCTATCATCGAAAACTACGGCGGCGGTCCGGTGGGATTGGAGACCCTGGCAGCCACCATCGGGGAAGAATCCGTTACCCTGGAGGATGTGTACGAGCCATATCTGATGCAGCTTGGCTTTCTGACCCGTACGCCCCGGGGGCGCTGCGTCACCAAAAAAGCATACGACCATCTGCACCTTGCCTACCTGGACCAGGAGCAGCTTTCACTATAA
- the glmM gene encoding phosphoglucosamine mutase, with the protein MGKLFGTDGIRGVVGETLTAELAYRVGQAITIVLTEQKGGAPIISIGKDTRISSDMLESALMAGICSMGGSVMPFGTIPTPAVAFLTVQEEADAGIVISASHNPYEHNGIKIFGGQGYKISDEMEEKVENIVLSGETLPVKTHDQIGMRLHGMRQMKSDYISHLLSTVDCDMRGLRVLVDCANGASSATAPDLFGKLPLHADFIFDKPDGVNINRGCGSTHMETLCRGVVAGKYDLGIAFDGDADRCLLVDEKGSVIDGDKVLAVCGRSMRRRGILNGDAIVATVMSNLGLHEFCRKGDYRLVCTDVGDRHVLEKMIECGYMIGGEQSGHTIFREFATTGDGELTALQFIQAYCEAGVPASELVSCCAQYPQELINVPVSAVGGAKERIMGDERLWEQVRKHEDALHGEGRILVRPSGTEALIRVMVEAKTVETAHTVAQALADFIKNI; encoded by the coding sequence ATGGGTAAACTTTTCGGCACCGACGGCATTCGCGGTGTAGTAGGGGAGACACTTACAGCGGAGCTGGCCTACCGTGTGGGCCAGGCCATCACCATTGTTTTAACAGAGCAAAAGGGCGGCGCGCCCATCATCAGCATCGGTAAGGACACGCGCATTTCCTCGGACATGCTGGAGTCTGCGCTGATGGCCGGCATCTGCTCCATGGGCGGCAGCGTTATGCCCTTCGGCACCATCCCTACCCCGGCGGTAGCATTTCTCACGGTGCAGGAGGAGGCGGATGCGGGTATCGTTATCTCCGCCTCCCATAATCCCTATGAGCATAACGGCATTAAGATTTTCGGCGGCCAGGGCTACAAGATCTCCGATGAGATGGAGGAAAAGGTGGAGAACATCGTTCTCTCCGGGGAGACACTGCCCGTTAAGACCCACGACCAGATCGGTATGCGTCTGCACGGTATGCGCCAGATGAAATCGGATTATATCAGCCATCTTCTTTCCACCGTAGACTGCGATATGCGGGGCCTGCGGGTGTTGGTGGACTGTGCCAACGGCGCATCCTCCGCCACGGCGCCGGATCTGTTTGGCAAGCTGCCCCTGCATGCGGACTTTATTTTCGATAAACCCGACGGTGTAAACATCAACAGAGGCTGCGGCTCCACCCATATGGAGACTCTGTGCCGGGGCGTAGTGGCAGGGAAGTACGACTTGGGTATCGCCTTTGACGGCGACGCCGACCGCTGCCTGCTGGTAGACGAAAAGGGAAGCGTCATTGATGGCGACAAGGTGTTGGCCGTGTGCGGTCGGTCCATGCGCAGACGGGGCATCCTCAACGGTGATGCCATTGTAGCCACGGTTATGTCCAACCTGGGTCTGCATGAGTTTTGCCGCAAGGGAGACTATCGGCTGGTCTGCACCGATGTGGGAGACCGCCATGTGCTGGAGAAGATGATCGAGTGCGGCTACATGATCGGCGGTGAGCAGTCGGGCCACACGATCTTCCGGGAGTTTGCTACCACCGGCGACGGCGAGCTGACGGCTCTGCAATTTATCCAGGCCTACTGCGAGGCGGGAGTCCCGGCGTCCGAGCTGGTATCCTGCTGCGCCCAGTACCCCCAGGAGCTCATTAATGTGCCGGTATCCGCCGTGGGCGGGGCCAAGGAGCGTATTATGGGCGATGAACGCCTGTGGGAGCAGGTGCGTAAGCACGAGGATGCGCTGCACGGAGAGGGCCGTATTTTGGTCCGTCCCTCCGGTACGGAGGCCCTCATTCGGGTCATGGTTGAGGCGAAGACTGTCGAGACGGCTCATACCGTGGCGCAGGCTTTGGCTGATTTCATAAAAAACATATAA
- a CDS encoding tRNA (adenine(22)-N(1))-methyltransferase produces the protein MTEQLQLQPRLRLLADLVPQGARLADIGTDHGYLPVYLLQRGRIASAIAADIGRAPLDHARRTAEQYGVECGLRFLCCDGLCGISPEDADTVVIAGMGGETIIRILSQAPWTRSGETLLLLQPMTKQEPLRRWLNENGYAQCAERLVQDKDYLYPIFTVYGGPQPSLSVAEIYGGIDIEVDPLAGEYLTQRIRRLEQAEQGLAKSSGDENRRRARELGRIKQVLMERRAQL, from the coding sequence ATGACGGAACAGTTGCAATTGCAGCCGCGCTTACGGCTTTTGGCTGATCTGGTGCCCCAGGGTGCCCGCCTGGCGGATATAGGGACAGATCACGGTTATCTGCCGGTCTATCTGCTGCAGCGGGGCCGCATCGCCTCCGCCATTGCCGCCGATATTGGCCGGGCGCCTCTGGATCACGCCCGCCGCACAGCGGAGCAATACGGCGTAGAGTGCGGCCTGCGCTTTCTGTGCTGCGACGGCCTTTGCGGCATCAGCCCGGAGGATGCAGACACAGTGGTCATTGCCGGGATGGGCGGTGAGACGATCATCCGTATCCTGTCCCAAGCTCCCTGGACTCGGTCGGGTGAAACACTTTTGCTGCTCCAGCCCATGACTAAGCAGGAGCCTCTGCGCCGCTGGCTCAATGAAAACGGCTATGCCCAGTGCGCGGAGCGGCTGGTGCAGGACAAGGACTACTTATACCCCATTTTCACCGTCTACGGAGGACCTCAGCCGTCCCTTTCCGTGGCGGAGATATACGGGGGTATAGATATTGAGGTGGACCCTCTGGCAGGGGAATACCTTACCCAGCGTATCCGCCGATTGGAACAGGCGGAGCAGGGACTTGCGAAAAGCAGCGGAGATGAAAACCGCCGACGGGCCCGGGAGCTGGGAAGAATCAAGCAAGTACTTATGGAGAGGAGGGCACAGCTATGA
- a CDS encoding sigma-70 family RNA polymerase sigma factor, protein MQKQYSELERLSDEELCQALQSGNADAEEILVHRYSRMVRSCTHPYFLAGGDSEDLLQECMFGLVKAMREFRPDREASFQTFAEVCIRRRLYSVIRASLAGKHSPLNESVPLNAFLLDAQPQYSQLDPEDLLIDREKAAALLNRVRSQLSDLEIRVLDLYLDGCSCGEIAATVGKPYKSVDNAVQRIRRKVARQISSGDISNG, encoded by the coding sequence ATGCAGAAACAGTATAGTGAGCTGGAGCGGCTCTCAGACGAGGAGCTATGCCAGGCACTGCAGAGCGGCAACGCCGATGCAGAGGAAATACTGGTCCATCGCTACAGCAGAATGGTCCGCAGCTGCACCCACCCCTATTTTTTAGCCGGGGGCGACAGCGAGGATCTGCTGCAGGAGTGTATGTTCGGCTTGGTAAAGGCCATGCGCGAGTTCAGGCCGGACCGGGAAGCCAGCTTTCAAACCTTTGCAGAGGTCTGCATTCGCAGACGGCTGTATTCGGTAATACGGGCGTCTCTGGCCGGTAAGCATAGTCCGTTAAACGAATCCGTACCCCTGAATGCATTTTTACTTGATGCGCAGCCACAGTATAGTCAATTAGACCCCGAGGATCTGCTGATCGACCGGGAAAAGGCTGCGGCGCTACTGAATCGAGTGCGCAGTCAGCTTTCCGATTTGGAGATCCGGGTTCTGGATCTGTATCTGGACGGCTGTAGCTGCGGCGAGATTGCAGCCACGGTGGGCAAGCCCTATAAATCCGTGGATAATGCCGTTCAGCGTATCCGCCGCAAGGTAGCGCGGCAAATTTCTTCCGGCGATATCAGCAATGGCTGA
- a CDS encoding DUF1858 domain-containing protein, with translation MIEITKDTIIGDILDVAPQTAPIFLSIGMHCLGCPSSRGETVEEACMVHGVDCEKLLALVNEEANK, from the coding sequence ATGATTGAAATTACCAAAGACACCATTATCGGTGATATTCTGGATGTTGCGCCCCAGACCGCTCCTATTTTCCTGTCCATCGGTATGCATTGCCTGGGCTGCCCTTCCTCTCGCGGCGAGACCGTGGAGGAGGCCTGCATGGTGCATGGCGTGGATTGCGAGAAGCTGCTGGCTCTGGTAAACGAAGAAGCCAACAAGTAA
- a CDS encoding zinc-ribbon domain containing protein: MYEDKTLVCKECGNEFVFTAGEQEFYAERGFQNEPQRCKACRDARKNAARGPREYFTATCAACGGEAKVPFEPKSDRPVYCSDCFAKMRENG, from the coding sequence ATGTACGAAGATAAGACTTTAGTTTGCAAAGAATGTGGCAACGAGTTCGTGTTCACCGCCGGTGAGCAGGAGTTCTATGCAGAGAGAGGCTTCCAGAATGAGCCCCAGCGCTGCAAGGCCTGCCGTGACGCCCGCAAGAACGCTGCCCGCGGTCCCCGTGAGTATTTCACCGCTACCTGCGCTGCCTGCGGCGGCGAGGCCAAGGTTCCCTTTGAGCCCAAGAGCGACCGTCCTGTTTACTGCAGCGACTGCTTCGCCAAGATGAGAGAGAACGGCTGA